The following DNA comes from Lujinxingia sediminis.
GGTGCGCGAGCCCAGTTGCAGCTCGTCGCTCTGGCCCATGCGACGCTTAAATGAGGTCAGGGGTGGGGTGGGCCCGAAGCGGGTCTCAAATGCCGGGCGGCCCGCCAGAAGATCGCCAGCCGGGCTTAAGCCGACTGCCGAGGGCATCACCTGGCTGCCCTGGCCGTCGTCGAAGGTCTGTGGCGAGGCCGCGCCCGGCAGGTAGATCGCCGCACTGCTGTGGGTTGTACCCAGATCGATGCCAAAGGGTGGGATCAGTTTCACGGGCTCTCCCCGGGAGTACGATCTCGAAGTGCGGGCCAGAATGGAGGGCGGAGTGCGGGGGGCGAAGCGGCGTGTGCGTCGAGGTGAAGCGCATCCTGCAGGGTCGCCTCAAGCCCGGGAAGTTCCGGGGGGGGCGCCTCGGCCAGCGCGTCGAGGCAGGCCCAGGGATCGCGCTGCGCCGTGGCGCTGGGATGGGTCCACAGCGCCTGTGAAAGGCGCGCTTGAGGGTTTGTGGTGAGCGCGCGCCAGTCGTCGCGCAGCTGCTGGCGCTCGTCCGGGGGCAGCGCCCGGGCCAGCGCTTGCATGGACCGGGTCAACTCGGCGGGGCTCTGGGAGGGATCGAGATCCCAGCGCTCGAAAATCGAGGCGGGCTTACTCATGGGAGGCTCCGCGCAGGTTGAAACGGGCGCGCTCCTCCTGGAGGTCGCGCTGATAATCGGCCAGTAGCTCATTGGCAGGGTAGAGGGCCCGGGCCTCCTTCAGGGCGAGCTCCGCGCGCTCAAGGGTGCTTTCGACGCGTTTGCGCACCGCGCCGATCGCCGCGCCAAGTTCAGGGGTGGCGGCCAGTTTCAGAAGATCGCGGTTGGCGCGCTCGAGCATCAGGTAGGAGAGCATCCGGCTGGCGTTTCGGTGGCCCTCACAGGTGTTCAATGCACGGCGAAGAAGCTCTTCACGCGTGGTCAGGCTGAAGGCGAACTCGGCCTCAAAGGTGTAGTAGTCGGCCAGGGGGCCGGCCGCCTCGACATGCTCCTGGAGGGAAAGCATCGCCAGGCGAAGTGCAAAGGGTTTGAGCGCCGGGAGGATGTGTTCGAGCGCCTCGATGGTCTCATCGCGCTCCAGCCGTCGAAGCTCCCAGAGGATGTTGAGACCATCGCGTAAAGCGGCCAGGTCGCAGCCGGGGAGGGGGCTGAGAAGTTGCACGCGGTGTTCAAATCCCTCCAGGGGAGCGACGAGTTCGGCCGCGTCGGCGCGGGTCAGGTTCAGCGCCTGGATGTGGGTGTGCAGGGCTTCGGTGAGCTCGGCGGCCAGAGTTTGACGAAGCGTCTGTGTGAGTTCCGCGCTGCCTGCAGCCAACTCGGAGTTCGCCTCCTCGAAGATGCGCTCGCAGCAGGCCAGAGCATGCTGAGCGAAGCGAAGTCCCCGGCGGTCGGGCGATGCGCAGAGGTCATCGAGTTTGAGCGCGCGCCGTGCTCTCTGCGAAAGCGCGTCGAGAGGTTGGCGGAGCGCGTCACGTCGGGTGGTGATGCGCGCCTCGGGTGAGGCATCCGGCATGCAGCGTTGAAGGTAACTCGAGAGCCAGTCGGCGTCGGCATCCACCCAGGCCTCCATCGCTTCGCTCCAGGCGTGAGCGGCAAGGCTGAGATCATCGCGCTGGACTGCGTCGAAAAAGATCTCAGAGAAGATCAGGGCGTTGTGGTGGGAGGTGCGCGCCGAGAAGCCGGCCTCCCGTGCCAGCTCCCAGGCACGGGGCCAGGCCGACGCAGAGCGCAGCGCTGCCTCCAGGATGGGCCAGCCCGGATCATCGCGCAGTGAGGCGTACCAGCCGCTGAGCTGGTCGCAGCGCGACGGGCTCAGCTTGAGCGTGCCCGCCGAGAGGCGGTCGGCCAGCGCAGGGAGCCGCTCGCGCGCCTCCAGCAGGATCGTAAGCTCGTGCTCCAGGGTCGCCTCGGGCATCACCATGATTCAAAGTCGCGGGCGGGGAAGAGGAATCGGGCGGGGGTCAGACGCTCTGCGGAATGGCTTTCATGCAAATTCTGGCGAAGAGCAGTTCCAGGATCACGCGGTCTGGCACCGGACTGGACTTCAGCGCCACGTCCACCTCCAGCATCTGGCGAAGGATAGACGCCAGCTCATCCGGGGCAAAGGTGCGCGCGTGGCGTTGGTAGTCCTTTAGGAAAAATGGCGAGACGCCCACCGCGCGGGCCGCGTCGTTGTTGCTCGCTGAGCGCAGCGCGGGGTCCTGAAGACGCGCCACGATGCGAAAGTGACGGCTGATCATGTGGCTGATCACCAGCGCGGACTGCCCGTCGAGGAGCATGCGCTCCATGATCAACAGGGCCTGCTGGTAGTTGCGGGCACCGAGCGCATCGGTCAGGTCAAAGACGGTGCGCACCCGGGTATGGGCGATGATTTCCTGAACATCATCGATCTCAACCTGGCGGCCCTGGCCTTCGGGGGCGGCGCCCACGTAAAGATCGATCTTCTCCAGGGATTGCTCCAGCTCCGCCATATCGGTGCCCACCGCATCGACCAGGTACTGGATGACCTGACGGCTTAGTCGCATGCCGCGGCGCGCGGCCTGGCGCTCCAGAAAAGCGGGGATCTCGTTTTCGTAGAGAGCTTTGAACTCGCAGACTTCCGCGGCTTTTTTGAGCTTTTTGATGATGCCCGAGCGCCCGTCGATCTTCTTCTGTGCGGTACGGGCATGCAGGATCAGGCAGGTCGTAGGGCTGGGGTTGGCAAAGTAGTCTTCGAGCTGACCCAGCTCCGAGAGGGGGATCTCCTGCATGTCGCGGACCACCACCAGGCGGCGCTTCGACATCATCGGCAACATCTCGGCGGCCGAGCGGATGGAATCTCCGCTGGCTGAGCGCCCCTGAAAGGTGTCCAGATTAAAGTCGTTGGTGCCCTCGGGGGCGGCGGCCTCTACGATCGCCTCCACAGCACGATCGAGCAGGTAGGTCTCCTCACCGTGCACAAAGTAGATCGGGGCGACCGGTCCTTTTTTGAGGTCTTTGAAAAACTGTCGGGCGCGATCGGCTTGTTTGCTCATGGGGAGGTCTCATTGCGGTGATGACGGTCGACCAGATAGGCCACCCGCGTGGCGATGTGCGCCAGCGCGTCGGCGGCGGCGAGCTCTTCGGTGCGCTCGACGGCCTGGAGGGCGGCCAGTGATGGGGGGTGGTGGGTGGCGAGGGCGTCGGCGCTCACTCCGATCGCTTCGACCACGTCCAGCACGCTGTCGTTAAAGAGCAGGGGGCAGCGCAGGTCAACCTCGCTGACGAGATCTCCGTCAAAACCGGTGGTGCGGTGGGCGCTCACCGTGCAGCTGAGGCGGTAAGGGGCGTCGGCAGAGAGGGTCAGGCCCCGGCTGAAGACCTGATCGGCGAGGATTGCCTGGAGCGCCGGGGTGTTCAGGCCGAGTTCGGCCGGAGCGGCGATGGTCGAGATCGCGACCGCTCGGCCCGGGCGCCCGGCGTCGTTGGCAAAGCGGTAAGGACCGCAGCTTGAGATCATCAGCAGCGCCAGAAGTGCGGTCGCGCGTACGCCGAGGTTCCAGGCCTGGAGAGAGGGGGGGCGTTGTTGTTGGCGATCACTATTCATGGCTCCACGTCATACGTTATGCGCCGCGCTTGCGTCTATGTTGCCGGCATGCTCCGTCTCAGGTTATCGCTGCCTTGACAGCCTTCGGGGCCGGTGCTACCTATTCGCGTCCTACGAGTAACCCGATTTTCAGGGTGGCGTTGATGCTCGTGGCAACCCTGAGATTGAAGTCTAAATCACGTTAAACGTTTCGATACATCCCGAGGATCCGTCGCACTCGTCACGGTTGATGAGGCGTCTAAAGTTCGGGAGAAGCAAGGAGATCGTCGTGGCGAATTCAAAGTCTGCTAAAAAGCGTGCGCAACAGAACATCGTGCGCCGTGATCGCAACCGTAACGTGCGCTCGGCTCTGCGCACCAAAGCTCGCAAGTTCTTGAGCGCGGTGGAGTCCGGTGACGTCAGCGCGGCCGAAACCAGCCTGCGCAGTGTGGAGTCGGCGCTCGACAGCGCCGCTTCCAAGGGTGTGATCCCGCGCAAGCGCGCTGCCCGCAAGGCCAGCCGCCTGGCTCTGCACCTCGACAAGATGCGCGCTCAGGGCTGAACCGCCCGCGTAGATCTTAAGTCATAAAGAAGCCGGCCCATTCGGGCCGGCTTTTTTTATGCTGCGACCGGGGTCGCCCGGGGTTGACCCGGTTTAAGACGGGCGAAACTTTCTGGCCAGCTGGCCAGCTGGCCAGGCTCAGGGGCTCTCGGGCAGGGCGTAGAAGTCTTCGTAGGGAGGGCCTCGTCGAACCAGAAAGCTCCACGAAGCGCGAAGTCCCTCGATCACGACCTCACCGCTTCGCGCGTCAAGGGCGAGGGCGTCAGTGAGTTCCCCGGCAACCACGCCGGAGGTTTCACGCTCGAGAAGATCAAAGCGCAGGGTGCCGCGTACATCGTAGGACTCCTGGGCCGGAAAACAGCTGGAGAAGAAGGCCAGGCGAGCTCTGGCGTCGGCCTCAGGGTTGCCGGGGTCGATGAGCAGGTCGCGGCCGATCAGGTCGTCCTCAGGGTTGCTCAGTTCGATGTAGAGCACGTCGTGACGGGCCTGAATGTCAGGGGCGGACTGCAGAAAGAGGCCCAGCTTTTCGACGCGAGGGCGCAGCGCCAGAAGCTCCGGCTCCATCGGAAATTGGGCGGCAGCGCAATCCGGAGCACGGCTTAAGTCGTCGGCCTCAATCCGCGCAAACTCCTGGGGGTCGGAGCATCCGGCGATCGCCAGCGCCAGCGCGACGAGGCGGCAGCGATCGAGGGGGGCGTAGAACATGCGAAGCGTCTCCAGGGAGGGGGAAGCAGGGCCTTCGGGATGAATTGACCCGGACCCGGAGGGGCTTAGGTTGACTAGCCGTCGCGCGCCCGTCAAGCGCGCTTAAGCTACGCTGGATGGAGTGATGGATGGCCGAGTCTTCGAATAAAGCGCCTTCTCCCAACAAGGGGACTGATTCAAACTCCGGGGGCCTCTCCTGGCGCACCCTGCTGGTGGTGCTGGCTCTGGGGCTGGGGGCGCTGCTGATCTTCTATCAAGTTCAGGGGCCCGGGGCGGTGGTGTCGCTTCCTTACAGCGAGCTAAAAGCGCGTGTGGAGCAGGGTGATGTGGCCCGGGTGATGCTCTCCGACCGTCAGGTTGTGGCGATGCCCACCGAAGAGGTGCTGAACCGAGAACGCCAGGCCGAGGATGCCGAAGATTTCGAGCGCTGGCAGGCACAGCGCCCGCTTGAAGATCCCTCGCTGCTGCCCCTTCTGGAGCGGCAGGGGGTGGTGGTGGACGTCGCCCCCCAGAGCGGCTGTGCAGATGGCGGTTTTCTCTGGATCTGGGTGCTCGGCGCGCTGATGGTCTTCATCTTCTGGAGCTTCATGATCCGAAGGATGCAGATGCTCAACGCTCAAGGCCCGGGCTCCAACTCACCGGTGATGAGCTTTGGAAAGAGTCGCGCCCGGGTCTACGCCGAGGAGGGCACCGGCGTGACCTTTGAAGATGTCGCCGGGGTGGAAGAGGCCAAAGAGGAACTTCGGGAGATCATCTCCTTTCTGCGGGAGCCTTCCCGTTTTACGCGCCTGGGCGGCAAGGTGCCCAAGGGGGTGCTGCTGGTCGGCCCGCCCGGGACCGGGAAGACGCTCCTGGCGCGGGCGGTCGCCGGGGAGGCCGAGGTTCCCTTTTTCAACTTAAGCGGCTCGGACTTTGTCGAGATGTTTGTCGGGGTGGGCGCGGCTCGGGTGCGCGATCTTTTTCAGCAGGCTCAGGAGAGCGCCCCCTGCATCATCTTCGTCGATGAGCTCGACGCGATCGGCAAGACGCGCGGTGCAGCCGGCTACCAGTCCAACGAGGAGCGCGAGCAAACCCTGAATGCGCTGCTGGTCGAGATGGATGGGTTTGATACACGAAGTGGTGTCATCATCCTGGCGGCGACCAACCGCCCCGAGGTGCTGGACCCGGCCTTGCTCCGCTCCGGACGCTTCGATCGCCAGGTCGTGGTGGATCGACCGGATAAGAAAGGGCGCCGCCGCATCCTGGAGGTGCACGCTCGACGCGTGGTGATGTCACCGGACGTGGATCTTGATGTGGTCGCCGCGCAGACCCCGGGATTCGTCGGTGCGGACCTTGCCAACATCGTCAACGAGGCTGCCTTGCTCGCGGCTCGTAAAAATAAATCCCAGGTTGAACTGGAGGACTTCCAGGCATCGATCGAGCGGGTGATGGCGGGACTGGAGCGAAAGAGCCGTCGACTCTCCGAGAAGGAGTCGCGCATTGTGGCCTACCATGAGGCCGGGCACGCCATCGTCGCCGGGGCGATGAGTGACGCCGATCCGGTACACAAAATCAGCATTGTCTCTCGCGGGATCGGCGCACTGGGCTACACATTGCAGGTGCCCCTCGAAGATCGCTACCTGGTGACGCGCAGCGAGTTGCACGACCGAATATGTATGTTGCTGGGAGGGCGGGCCGCTGAACATATCGTCTTTGGCGACGTCTCCAGCGGTGCGGCCAACGATTTGCAGCGGGTTACCGATATCGCCCGTCGTATGGTCAGTGAGTACGGGATGGGTCACGCCATCGGGAACCTGAGCTATGGCGAAGACTCCAGCCCTTTTCTCTCCCAGATGGGCGTGAGCGCTCGAGGATATTCGGATCAGACCGCCGAAAAGATCGACGCCGAGGTCCGGCAGATCGTCAGTGTGCTCTACCAGCGCACGCTGGAGGTGCTGGAAAAAAATGTGGATCTTCTCCACGAGATGGCCGATACCCTCAGGGAGCAAGAGGTGCTCGAAGGTGCGCAGCTTGCCACGTTGATGGAACGGGTTCAGCCCGCCGAAGCGGTCAGTGGTCTCGATGGTGCATCCGCCCATCGAGTCCCCTCCCAGCCTGATGAGCCGGCGAGGTGAGAGCGCGTTGGGTGTGGCGTCGCCGCATTGCTCAGGGAAGATGTGACCCTCGACTTGATCGCAGGCTTTGTGTGGCTGGTGCTGGTAGCGCTGGGATGGCGTTCTGGTGCTCTTCGCCAGATCGTGCGCATCATCGCGGCCATTGCCGTTGTGATTGCCTCCTCCTGGGTCTCACCATGGATTCGCGATGCCGTCTTTGACGCATCCGGGCCAGCAACGCCGGGCGTCGAGGCCCTGAGCCTCTTGATGGCAGCCGTCGGAATCTACGTCGGGGTGGTGCTCGCCGGGTGGCTCGCTGTGAAGATTCTACGTACGAGCAGCCCGACGCTCGGAACGGTTGATCGCCTCGCAGGTGCCGGGCTCGGCGGCATGAAAGGACTGATCCTGGTCTACTTCGCGGTCGTGCTCGTGGTGCTGATTGAAACACCGCTGACGCGCTACGACCCGGATAACGCGCTCGGCCTGCGCGAGGGGAGGGCCGCCGAGTTTGTGCGCTCACATAATGTGCTCGCGCCCTGGCAGTTTCCCGACCTTCGTCGCCTGCATGATGCGCTGATGTGTGGCGCGCTCGCTGCAGAGAGTGGGGCTCAGGATAAGGTGCGTGCGCATGGTCGTGCGGCAGATTTTCTGCGCCGCGATTGGGTCGCCTCAATGCTCAACGATGAAGGCCTCATGAGCGCGGTGCGTCAGGACCACTACCCTCTGACGCTGGCGGATGCTCGTGTGCGCGAGTTGCTCAATGATCGCGACGCGGTCACGGCATTACGCCGGGTGCATTGGGAAACCTTGCGCGCCGACCTGGAGAGCCTGGTTGACCCGGACGCGACTTGAAGTCGTCTGCAGCGTTCGGAGATTTAGAGGTTGCGCGGAGCATGTGCGAGTGACGCTCTGAACCACGTCAGGGTCCATCATTGACATGTCGGGGTATGGTGTGCATTCTTCGCGCTGCTCAAAACGTCGGAATACTCCGATGTCGCGAGCGTTGTTCGGTCAGTCGTCCGCGCAGTGAGCGGGCGTGGTCTTTGACAAAAAGGAGAACCAACATGGGGTTATCCAACTGATTGGAAAGGTCTTTTCCTCGTCGGAACAGACCGGAAAGCAGCCCGTCGTGAACGACGAAATCGTCTTCATCGGCGAAACCCGACTTGATGCCAAGCGTGCGATGTTGCGCTACTGGGCCCGACACCAGAACGATCTGGGGTTAAGCCTGGACCAGTTCAGCGCGAAGTGTCGTCTGCTCGCAGACCACCGCACGATCGTGTACCGGGCATCTCATTGAGGAGCCAGTAATGGAGGGTTTTAGTACCCAGGCTCATCGCGACTGACCAACGTCAGCTTTGCGGTGGGCCCTTTTTTTTGCCCGGATTTGGCCGGGCGTTTACCCTGTTCAGGGTATGGCGCAGGAGGGGAGCCGGGGGCGTGGCGCTCAGTTGACGCGCCGTTGCGCAAGTTCAATGAAGCGCTGCGCGTCGGAGTTGTCCGGGTCCCGGTTCAGGACTTCCTCCCAGGTGCGGATGGCATCCTGGAAACGCTCGAGTCGGAAGTAAACGGTGCCGAGTTGAAGGCGGTACTCAATGTTGTTGGGGCGTGCGCGGACGGCGCGAAGTTGGTAGCGCTCAGCATCGCGCATGTTGGCCTGGTCGAAGAGGATCTGCCCCAGTCCGGCGTTGGCACCCGCGTGGTCTGGAGAGGCGCTCAGCGTGCGCTCGAAGGCGGCACGTGCGGCGTCGAAGTCGCCGCGGGCGTAGGCCTGACGGCCTTCGCGGTAGGAGGCCTCCGCATCGACGCGCGGGGTGGGCTCGGCGCGCGGAGTCTCCTTACGAGGCGTGCCCTCGGATGCCTTTGTTGGAGTGTCCGTGGGCTCACGTTTATGGGAGTCGGCGTTGGAGCCGACGACGGAGTCGGGGGCCGCCCCCTCGAGGGTCGACACGTAGCGGGCCTGAACGGCCTCGGCGCGCTCTCGGAGCGCGGCGTTCTCGGGGGCATGCTGGCTGGCGAAGCCGGAGAGGTCACGCGCGGCCTGCCAGCGCTCCTCCGTTTCCGCCTTTCGGCTGGCCTCGTCGGCCGCTACGACAAAAGCGTTGCGGTGAGCCTCGTAGCGTTCCGGGGCGTGCCTCTTAAGCTCGGTCAGGTACTGCAGCGCGCTGTTGGCGCGTGGATGAATCAGCGCCCCACGCGCCAGGGCGTCCTTAAGCTGATCCTCCAGCCTCTCCAGGTCGACGGAGGGCTCTTCTGCTTCGCGTTCGCTGGTGCCGGGCGTGGGTTCATCCTGCGGCTCATAGCTCTGCGTAAATATCAGGACGGCGATAAAAGCGGCGACCAGGAGCAGTACGATGACGATGCGGGCGAGCTTCTCGCGGGTTTGTGTTCGCTCCTGAGCATCGCGTAAGGCATCGTCAGCCCAGGCGTCTTCGGAGTCCGAGAACCACCCCTCATCAACGTCCTCGGTGGTTGCATTCCGTGAGGCGTTTACAAAACCGATGTTGAGCCTGGCGACATCGTCTGCGACCGCTCCGTTACGCGCCGTCGAAACTTTTACGGCGTCGGTGCGCGCGTCAAGCCGCTCCTTCGCGCTCTCCTTTTCCGACTGCCCGGGCTCATCCGCTTTGAGCGCGTCATCCACAACGATGGAGGCTCCGTCGGTGGCGCTCGGGGCGGCGTCGGAAGCCGGCGCGTCGCCCTGAAGATCCTCAGCGATGACGATGGAGGGGCCCGGGGCGGCGTCGCGTGATACGCCCGGGCGTGCGGTGGCTTCCCCTGACTGGCGTGAGGTGTCCCGGGCGGAGTGCGTCTCGTCGTTCGAGGGTTTCGCGTCGCGCGAAGCCTGTTCCGTCGCAGGGATATTCTCGCCAGGTGAGTCCACCTCGTCGGCCAGGGTCTGCACGGAGACGGACGTCATCATCAGAGTTTTCTTCTCGGTGCTTTCCGAGTTCTTGTCATCGCCAGGCGCCTCGTTCGAAGCATCGTCGGCCTCATCGCTGGCGTTTCCGGTGCGGGAGACCGCATTCAACGGTTCGGTGCTGGCGGCGGCGCCCTTGCGAGCCTCGCTCGACGTTGACGTGGTGTCTTCGGAGGACACACTTTCAGCGGGCGTCACCGCGTTAAGAGGTGCGGTGCGTGCGCCAGGCTCGTCCGGCTCGTCGAAGGCTCCCTCGCCATAAGGCGCGGTGGTGACCGGGGGGCGGCCCTCACCCGGGTCGTCAATGATGACGCGCGGGGGAATGTCTTCTGAAGACGCCGCAGCGTCGGTCTGAGGATCTTCGGCATGAGCCACCGCCGGCATGCCCACCATGGTGTGGCGTTCGTGCTGGGGTTCGGTCTGACCTACGCTGTCGATGGCGGAGTCATCCGCGTGTTGTGGCACGGTGAAGGGCGGTAATGCCTCGGGCCCGGTCTGGCCGGGGCGCTCGAAGACCGCATGTGTGGCCGGCGTGAGGGCCGGAGCGATCACGTCTGGAGAACTTGCCAGGACGTTGGAGAACGCCGCCAGGATTGCCCCCGGCGCCTGAAAGCGGTGCGCCGGATCCCGAGAAAGGCTCATGCGGAGAAGATCAACCAGGGTATCGGGAGCATCACTCAGATCGATGCTGTCGAGCGGAGGATCTGCCGGGTAATCTCCAGGCTCCAGAAGTTGTGCGGCAGAGGCCTCAGCCGGAAGGGGAGACTCGCCGGTGAGGGCGTAGTACATCACGGCGCCCACTGAGAAGACCGAAGCCGCTTTGGCGTTGGCGCCAGGATCGCGAAGAAGTTCTGGAGCGACGTAGTCGAGCCACACCGGCAATGCTTCTCGCGGGGTCGAATCGTCAATTGCCGGCAGCTCGCCAGCCAGCTCGCCGAGCAGCCAACTCCCGACCTGAACTCCGGAGTGCTCGGGCTGAAGGTAGACGGAAGCGGGACTTACACCCAGAGGGTAAACGCCCTGCTCAGTGAGCCAATCCAGCGCTCGTGCAAGGTTGCAGCCCAGCTTCAGCGCCTCGCGCCAGGGGAGCGGCCCGCGCGTCTTGAGCGTCTGAGCGAGTGAGTCTCCGTCGGCCAGCTCTTCGGCAATAAAATGTGGGAGCTGCTGAGTGAAAAGACCTGCGACGCTCAAAATCTGGTGAGGAAGCGGTGATTGGGCCTTTATGGATTCCAGTGATGTTCGAGCCCGGGAAAGAGAGGCTGCTGTGTAGGTGCGATGGAATACTCGGACCTGCACACTGGTCCCATCGTTGAGCATCCGCCCTCGGTAGAGCTCCCCCAGGTGATCGGCATCGAGGAAGACCTCCAGGTTGACCGCACCGTGGAGTGAGGAGCCCGCCAGGCGGCCGGGCGTCTCGCTATTCTTCGTTAACAGCCGGGTGCCGTCATGAGGACAGAAGATCTCTTCGCCCTCAAATTGCGCCTTACAGATTGGGCAGTATCTCACAGACATTCCTCAACGCAGGGGTCTTGCCGCATAAGCCGGCCATAAGCCTTGTGGAGCCGAACGCGCGGTATCGTACACGTCGCCATGAACCAGGCCAAGCCGGCGGTGTACGCCGCCGTGCTTCCGGGCGGTTGCCCGCGCGCGCAGAACTCTTTATAAGGGCGCTCAATTCGGCCCTCATTCCTCAGAGGAATTACGCATGACCGCATCAAAATCTTCATCGAGCGCTGGCCTGGTCCAGCGCCTGAGTCCTCGCCTCACCGGAAAGCAGCGTCGCTACCTGCGCACGCTCGCTCATTCGCTTAAGCCGCTGGTCTACGTCGGCCAGAAAGGGATCAGCGAGAACCTGATTGAGAACGTCAGCGCTCAGCTGCTGGCTCATGAGCTGATCAAGGTTAAGATCCATGAAGGCGACGGGATGGTCGAGGCTGCCGAGGCCATCGTAGCCGGCACCGGTGCCCAGCTTGCTCAGAAGATCGGGCATACGCTGGTGCTCTACAGGCCTCATCCTGAGAAACCCACGATTACGTTGCCGCGCGATACCGCGGCGGGATCCTGAACCCATGATCATTGAGCTCAACCCCGAACACCCCCAGCCGCGTCGCGTCGATCAGGTCGTCGAGGTGCTCAAAAGCGGGGGGCTGGTTGCCTACCCGACCGATACCGTTTACGGGATCGGCTGCGATATTTTTAATAAAAAGGCTGTCGAGCGCCTGCAGTCGCTGGTGCGTGAGATCAAAGGCCAGCCCGATCACAGCCCCCTCTCCTTTATCTGTCGCGATCTGAGCAACATCTCGGAGTACGCGCTGGTCAATGATTTTGCCTACCGCACGTTGCGGCGGATGTTACCCGGGCCCTACACCTTCATTCTTGAGGCGACCAAGCTGGTGCCCCGGGTGATGCTCAACAAGCGTAAGACCGTGGGAATCCGTGTGCCGGAGAGCCCCATCGCGCTCGCG
Coding sequences within:
- the ftsH gene encoding ATP-dependent zinc metalloprotease FtsH — protein: MAESSNKAPSPNKGTDSNSGGLSWRTLLVVLALGLGALLIFYQVQGPGAVVSLPYSELKARVEQGDVARVMLSDRQVVAMPTEEVLNRERQAEDAEDFERWQAQRPLEDPSLLPLLERQGVVVDVAPQSGCADGGFLWIWVLGALMVFIFWSFMIRRMQMLNAQGPGSNSPVMSFGKSRARVYAEEGTGVTFEDVAGVEEAKEELREIISFLREPSRFTRLGGKVPKGVLLVGPPGTGKTLLARAVAGEAEVPFFNLSGSDFVEMFVGVGAARVRDLFQQAQESAPCIIFVDELDAIGKTRGAAGYQSNEEREQTLNALLVEMDGFDTRSGVIILAATNRPEVLDPALLRSGRFDRQVVVDRPDKKGRRRILEVHARRVVMSPDVDLDVVAAQTPGFVGADLANIVNEAALLAARKNKSQVELEDFQASIERVMAGLERKSRRLSEKESRIVAYHEAGHAIVAGAMSDADPVHKISIVSRGIGALGYTLQVPLEDRYLVTRSELHDRICMLLGGRAAEHIVFGDVSSGAANDLQRVTDIARRMVSEYGMGHAIGNLSYGEDSSPFLSQMGVSARGYSDQTAEKIDAEVRQIVSVLYQRTLEVLEKNVDLLHEMADTLREQEVLEGAQLATLMERVQPAEAVSGLDGASAHRVPSQPDEPAR
- a CDS encoding CvpA family protein, whose translation is MTLDLIAGFVWLVLVALGWRSGALRQIVRIIAAIAVVIASSWVSPWIRDAVFDASGPATPGVEALSLLMAAVGIYVGVVLAGWLAVKILRTSSPTLGTVDRLAGAGLGGMKGLILVYFAVVLVVLIETPLTRYDPDNALGLREGRAAEFVRSHNVLAPWQFPDLRRLHDALMCGALAAESGAQDKVRAHGRAADFLRRDWVASMLNDEGLMSAVRQDHYPLTLADARVRELLNDRDAVTALRRVHWETLRADLESLVDPDAT
- the holA gene encoding DNA polymerase III subunit delta — translated: MSKQADRARQFFKDLKKGPVAPIYFVHGEETYLLDRAVEAIVEAAAPEGTNDFNLDTFQGRSASGDSIRSAAEMLPMMSKRRLVVVRDMQEIPLSELGQLEDYFANPSPTTCLILHARTAQKKIDGRSGIIKKLKKAAEVCEFKALYENEIPAFLERQAARRGMRLSRQVIQYLVDAVGTDMAELEQSLEKIDLYVGAAPEGQGRQVEIDDVQEIIAHTRVRTVFDLTDALGARNYQQALLIMERMLLDGQSALVISHMISRHFRIVARLQDPALRSASNNDAARAVGVSPFFLKDYQRHARTFAPDELASILRQMLEVDVALKSSPVPDRVILELLFARICMKAIPQSV
- the yhbY gene encoding ribosome assembly RNA-binding protein YhbY, whose translation is MTASKSSSSAGLVQRLSPRLTGKQRRYLRTLAHSLKPLVYVGQKGISENLIENVSAQLLAHELIKVKIHEGDGMVEAAEAIVAGTGAQLAQKIGHTLVLYRPHPEKPTITLPRDTAAGS
- a CDS encoding L-threonylcarbamoyladenylate synthase codes for the protein MIIELNPEHPQPRRVDQVVEVLKSGGLVAYPTDTVYGIGCDIFNKKAVERLQSLVREIKGQPDHSPLSFICRDLSNISEYALVNDFAYRTLRRMLPGPYTFILEATKLVPRVMLNKRKTVGIRVPESPIALALIEALGNPVANTSATHPDGELIPDPWTIEELYGHSVDLIVDGGYVFPEPSTVIDFSGDLPQLIRKGKGPVGDLEYVELI
- a CDS encoding tetratricopeptide repeat protein, with the translated sequence MRYCPICKAQFEGEEIFCPHDGTRLLTKNSETPGRLAGSSLHGAVNLEVFLDADHLGELYRGRMLNDGTSVQVRVFHRTYTAASLSRARTSLESIKAQSPLPHQILSVAGLFTQQLPHFIAEELADGDSLAQTLKTRGPLPWREALKLGCNLARALDWLTEQGVYPLGVSPASVYLQPEHSGVQVGSWLLGELAGELPAIDDSTPREALPVWLDYVAPELLRDPGANAKAASVFSVGAVMYYALTGESPLPAEASAAQLLEPGDYPADPPLDSIDLSDAPDTLVDLLRMSLSRDPAHRFQAPGAILAAFSNVLASSPDVIAPALTPATHAVFERPGQTGPEALPPFTVPQHADDSAIDSVGQTEPQHERHTMVGMPAVAHAEDPQTDAAASSEDIPPRVIIDDPGEGRPPVTTAPYGEGAFDEPDEPGARTAPLNAVTPAESVSSEDTTSTSSEARKGAAASTEPLNAVSRTGNASDEADDASNEAPGDDKNSESTEKKTLMMTSVSVQTLADEVDSPGENIPATEQASRDAKPSNDETHSARDTSRQSGEATARPGVSRDAAPGPSIVIAEDLQGDAPASDAAPSATDGASIVVDDALKADEPGQSEKESAKERLDARTDAVKVSTARNGAVADDVARLNIGFVNASRNATTEDVDEGWFSDSEDAWADDALRDAQERTQTREKLARIVIVLLLVAAFIAVLIFTQSYEPQDEPTPGTSEREAEEPSVDLERLEDQLKDALARGALIHPRANSALQYLTELKRHAPERYEAHRNAFVVAADEASRKAETEERWQAARDLSGFASQHAPENAALRERAEAVQARYVSTLEGAAPDSVVGSNADSHKREPTDTPTKASEGTPRKETPRAEPTPRVDAEASYREGRQAYARGDFDAARAAFERTLSASPDHAGANAGLGQILFDQANMRDAERYQLRAVRARPNNIEYRLQLGTVYFRLERFQDAIRTWEEVLNRDPDNSDAQRFIELAQRRVN
- the rpsT gene encoding 30S ribosomal protein S20, which translates into the protein MANSKSAKKRAQQNIVRRDRNRNVRSALRTKARKFLSAVESGDVSAAETSLRSVESALDSAASKGVIPRKRAARKASRLALHLDKMRAQG